One window from the genome of Cryobacterium sp. GrIS_2_6 encodes:
- a CDS encoding FHA domain-containing protein, which translates to MNVSELTLLVLRLGFLLMLWLFIFGIVYALRSDLFGQRVRKQPKDGAPAVASAGLAASFPSAVPAAAPVMQGGPAFVQPPAASPSAPTEQFSAQAAKNDLGPGDKATAQNATRLVITSGPKAGTEFPLTVDSVTIGRSADSSLVIRDDYTSTHHARLMLWNDKWMIQDLDSTNGTFLAGVRLAVPTPVPLNTTVKIGATSFELRR; encoded by the coding sequence ATGAATGTCAGCGAGCTGACCCTGCTCGTCCTGCGGCTCGGTTTCCTTCTCATGCTCTGGCTCTTCATCTTCGGCATCGTCTATGCCCTCCGCAGCGACCTCTTCGGCCAGAGGGTCCGCAAGCAGCCCAAGGACGGCGCCCCCGCCGTGGCGTCCGCCGGACTCGCCGCTTCATTCCCGTCGGCCGTACCGGCCGCGGCTCCGGTAATGCAGGGCGGTCCCGCCTTCGTCCAGCCGCCGGCGGCATCCCCTTCAGCACCGACGGAACAGTTCTCGGCGCAAGCCGCGAAGAATGACCTCGGCCCCGGCGACAAGGCCACCGCCCAGAACGCGACCAGGCTAGTGATTACCTCCGGCCCGAAGGCCGGCACCGAATTCCCGTTGACCGTGGATTCGGTCACGATCGGTCGCTCCGCCGATTCAAGCCTCGTCATTCGCGACGACTACACGTCGACCCACCATGCCCGGCTGATGCTGTGGAATGACAAGTGGATGATCCAGGATCTCGATTCGACAAACGGCACCTTCCTCGCGGGCGTACGCCTTGCGGTTCCGACTCCTGTCCCCTTGAACACCACCGTCAAGATCGGCGCGACCAGCTTCGAGCTTCGGCGGTAG
- a CDS encoding DUF3662 and FHA domain-containing protein, which produces MGILDNFEKGLERAVNGAFAKTFKSGLQPVEITSALRRELDTKAAVVSRDRILAPNRFTVRMSHTDFQRMTNLGPALIDELTDLVQQHGNEQRYQFAGGIAISLSDDRGLSEGMVQIDSSTVKGSVTWTPVVDVGGKRYPLRKSTTVIGRGTDADITIDDTGTSRRHVEITWDGARAQVRDLGSTNGSQLNGVAVKQAILEPDSVITIGRTRIVFRVLAQAHADAPAADKRSDLPAAPHERHDMGGFWGPSA; this is translated from the coding sequence GTGGGCATTCTGGATAACTTTGAAAAGGGCCTTGAGCGCGCCGTAAACGGCGCATTTGCCAAGACCTTCAAGTCGGGACTACAGCCGGTGGAGATCACCTCCGCGCTGCGTCGCGAACTGGACACCAAGGCAGCGGTGGTGTCCCGCGACCGCATCCTCGCGCCCAATCGCTTCACCGTCCGCATGAGCCACACCGACTTCCAGCGAATGACCAACCTCGGACCGGCACTCATCGACGAGCTCACCGACCTGGTCCAGCAGCACGGCAACGAGCAGCGCTATCAGTTCGCCGGCGGCATCGCGATCAGCCTCTCCGACGACCGCGGCCTCAGCGAGGGAATGGTCCAGATCGACTCGTCCACCGTCAAGGGCAGCGTCACCTGGACGCCCGTCGTCGATGTCGGCGGCAAGCGGTACCCGCTCCGCAAGTCGACCACGGTCATCGGTCGTGGCACGGATGCCGACATCACCATCGACGACACCGGCACCTCCCGCCGCCACGTCGAGATCACCTGGGATGGCGCCCGTGCGCAGGTGCGCGACCTCGGCTCCACGAATGGATCCCAGCTCAACGGAGTCGCCGTCAAGCAGGCGATCCTCGAACCGGATTCGGTCATCACCATCGGCCGCACCCGCATCGTCTTCCGGGTGCTCGCCCAGGCCCACGCGGATGCCCCCGCTGCCGACAAGCGCTCCGACCTGCCGGCCGCACCGCACGAGCGCCACGACATGGGCGGATTCTGGGGGCCCTCCGCATGA
- a CDS encoding helix-turn-helix transcriptional regulator, protein MSRPARPIPHDLTDNWPEMSSVDPVGEVARQFALNVKAAIGDRSIRGAARDVGVDPSTMMSVLNGRSWPDLATIAKLEIGFGVDLWPGRLDK, encoded by the coding sequence ATGTCCAGGCCCGCCCGACCCATTCCGCACGACCTCACGGACAACTGGCCCGAAATGTCCTCGGTAGATCCCGTCGGGGAGGTCGCCCGGCAGTTCGCTCTGAACGTGAAGGCCGCCATCGGAGACCGAAGCATCCGCGGTGCGGCCCGCGACGTGGGCGTGGACCCCTCGACGATGATGTCCGTACTCAACGGCCGCTCCTGGCCCGACCTCGCCACCATCGCCAAGCTCGAAATAGGCTTCGGCGTGGACCTCTGGCCGGGGCGGCTCGACAAGTAG
- a CDS encoding CU044_2847 family protein, with product MDTTKRIGEAIADTCGSVFGTVQDALVESMPDVLEISFGVSVSAEGGMPLVGRAGMESTFSVTATWNK from the coding sequence GTGGACACTACCAAGCGCATCGGTGAAGCCATAGCGGACACGTGTGGCAGCGTTTTTGGGACGGTGCAAGACGCGCTCGTGGAATCCATGCCAGATGTCTTGGAGATCTCATTTGGGGTCTCGGTGTCCGCAGAGGGCGGTATGCCATTGGTGGGCAGGGCAGGAATGGAATCCACATTCTCAGTAACAGCCACCTGGAATAAGTAG
- a CDS encoding ATP-binding protein, whose product MAEYNNSYQVRHGTHLAIADLVRVGMSGDKAAAERLGRRLMNEPPTGIRDTAAFTAAVDLAIRNSSSPARGLQRSFRDGTSAGTVSLQVPAPSAQRLEFNGKMGDHLTMLIRERAAREELRVAGLAPVSKVLLSGPPGVGKTMSAHWLAGHLGLPLIVVDLAQTMSSFLGESGRNIKGAFSEAEATECVFLIDEFDALAKRRDDSSDIGELKRLVNVLLLELDAWTGRSLLVAATNHSQLLDPAVQRRFDLAVEIPLPDAQEIEAMLSGVFGREAPDAQITKITADALLGTSNSDVVRFCRAVYRHSIVEARPLRQVLLERLLEMHAGDRVAQGEMWRQLKDDYGMSSRAIAEHASLSHPTVNAGIQRARGQRDGGFVER is encoded by the coding sequence ATGGCAGAATACAATAATTCTTACCAGGTCCGCCACGGCACGCATCTTGCGATTGCCGACCTTGTCCGAGTGGGCATGAGTGGTGATAAAGCTGCTGCGGAACGGCTGGGACGACGCTTGATGAATGAACCCCCAACCGGAATCCGTGACACGGCCGCGTTCACAGCGGCCGTAGATCTAGCTATTCGAAACTCAAGCAGCCCAGCGCGGGGTCTCCAACGTTCATTTCGGGACGGAACGTCGGCAGGTACGGTTTCTCTACAAGTCCCCGCGCCTTCCGCTCAGCGACTTGAGTTCAACGGCAAGATGGGGGACCATCTAACGATGCTCATTCGCGAGCGTGCCGCACGTGAAGAACTCCGAGTCGCGGGCCTTGCGCCCGTCTCGAAAGTGCTTCTCAGCGGTCCCCCCGGAGTCGGCAAAACCATGTCCGCCCATTGGCTTGCCGGACATCTCGGTTTGCCTCTGATCGTCGTCGATCTTGCGCAGACGATGTCAAGTTTTCTCGGTGAGAGCGGCAGAAACATCAAAGGAGCCTTCTCGGAAGCAGAAGCGACTGAGTGCGTGTTCCTAATCGACGAATTTGACGCTCTCGCCAAACGACGGGATGACTCAAGCGACATTGGTGAGTTGAAAAGGCTCGTCAACGTTCTTCTCTTGGAACTCGATGCCTGGACGGGTCGAAGCCTCCTAGTCGCCGCGACCAATCACTCGCAACTACTAGATCCGGCTGTCCAACGGCGTTTCGATTTGGCAGTCGAAATACCTTTGCCGGATGCACAAGAAATCGAGGCAATGCTGAGTGGCGTCTTCGGCCGTGAAGCGCCGGACGCGCAAATCACCAAAATTACGGCCGACGCGCTATTGGGGACAAGCAATTCTGACGTTGTTCGGTTCTGTCGCGCTGTCTATCGTCACTCAATTGTTGAAGCTCGCCCTCTTCGTCAGGTACTACTGGAACGTCTCCTAGAGATGCACGCTGGTGACCGAGTCGCGCAAGGCGAGATGTGGCGACAGCTCAAGGACGACTACGGAATGTCAAGTCGAGCCATTGCAGAGCATGCTAGCTTGAGCCATCCGACGGTAAACGCCGGTATCCAGCGGGCGAGGGGGCAACGAGATGGCGGATTTGTCGAGCGTTAG
- a CDS encoding S8 family peptidase, which yields MDRSDKVTRAKTYPNEVTKRIILSVPMDGVKRLSSILLSAVGSTNVLLQSDIKKLDQFSLPTNSGDDSDVNLAAEVVTYEAVLNAAVNAQGARVAVSHQVITKFADYISLLSGGEVVLDYVRPVGDVTFIPVRLRRDQLALAFRFNPLRSLRPMPTFRPTSGLSIRGVERALAPSTLIPQSIAHSVGVFDGGIGKAQQNSLFFPSADVELTGSPEDSQFVQHGTAVVGAAMYGLVEDDEQVPIPYLPVESYRILPPVNVPNDLHCFWALDQIKAVIENGLHDVYNLSLGPRLPVADHSIPNRWTNELDELAWQKQVLIVVAAGNDGHYSPGTGLHRVQVPADMVNGLTVGACDIPAPQPKWLRSPESSYGPGRYGGRISPAVVQFGGTAVDPMWVLTAHGQLRKDAGTSFAAPVVTHALSGLINRLDSADPSTLRAFAVHFAERPRPMKMITEVGHGRAPLSFNASLICGPNNVHILYRDRILRKQDLSYEIPTPSGFSSKLELKITLAYASPTDPSDALEYTKASLDLTLRPNEEHYRFNEPGDEPRNVTALRGSAEAATAELLGWTPSRHPLSKTLTPSESANRSESWRRKEGKWETVRHFRLTLPAGSYLKPRLHMNYLAREFGALTDAVPPIPFALVVSVVDTDMSGELYDRIQAEYPMLHGVPALPSQVRT from the coding sequence GTGGACCGAAGCGACAAAGTCACCCGCGCAAAGACTTATCCCAATGAAGTCACGAAACGAATTATTCTCAGTGTGCCCATGGACGGGGTCAAACGGCTGTCCTCCATCCTCCTTAGTGCCGTCGGATCAACTAATGTGCTACTGCAATCGGACATCAAAAAACTAGACCAATTTAGTTTGCCAACTAATTCAGGTGATGACTCTGATGTGAACCTCGCAGCCGAGGTGGTTACGTATGAGGCGGTCCTAAACGCAGCAGTGAATGCGCAAGGTGCGCGAGTTGCGGTGTCCCACCAGGTCATCACGAAATTCGCTGACTACATTTCTTTGCTTTCTGGCGGAGAAGTTGTACTCGACTATGTCCGGCCTGTTGGAGACGTTACGTTCATTCCAGTGCGCCTGAGACGCGATCAGCTGGCGCTTGCCTTTCGGTTCAATCCGCTACGGTCGTTGCGACCCATGCCGACATTCCGACCGACCTCCGGACTCAGTATTCGTGGTGTGGAGCGCGCACTTGCCCCCTCGACCCTGATCCCGCAGAGCATTGCTCACTCAGTAGGCGTGTTTGATGGAGGAATAGGTAAAGCGCAGCAGAACTCACTGTTTTTCCCAAGCGCGGATGTCGAGCTCACAGGGAGTCCCGAAGATTCGCAATTCGTTCAACACGGAACTGCAGTCGTCGGGGCCGCAATGTATGGCCTGGTCGAGGACGATGAGCAAGTTCCAATCCCGTACCTCCCGGTCGAAAGCTATCGGATCCTTCCTCCCGTGAACGTACCGAACGACTTGCACTGTTTCTGGGCGCTTGATCAGATCAAAGCTGTTATTGAGAATGGCCTTCATGACGTTTATAACCTGAGCCTCGGCCCTCGACTTCCGGTCGCCGACCACTCAATTCCTAATCGCTGGACGAACGAGCTCGACGAGCTTGCATGGCAGAAGCAAGTTCTCATCGTGGTCGCAGCAGGCAATGACGGGCACTATTCTCCGGGGACCGGACTGCACCGAGTTCAGGTTCCAGCCGATATGGTCAATGGGTTGACTGTTGGAGCCTGCGACATTCCGGCCCCGCAACCAAAATGGTTGCGTTCACCGGAGTCTTCATATGGGCCCGGTCGATACGGCGGCCGCATTAGTCCAGCTGTAGTGCAGTTTGGTGGTACCGCGGTCGATCCGATGTGGGTTCTTACAGCGCATGGACAACTTCGAAAGGACGCTGGGACGAGTTTCGCCGCACCGGTGGTAACACACGCCCTTTCGGGCCTAATCAACCGCCTTGATAGTGCTGACCCGAGCACGCTCCGTGCCTTCGCGGTCCATTTCGCAGAACGCCCCCGCCCGATGAAAATGATTACGGAAGTAGGACACGGTCGCGCGCCGCTATCGTTCAATGCCAGCCTGATTTGCGGTCCAAATAACGTGCATATTCTCTACAGAGACCGAATTTTACGAAAGCAAGACCTATCGTACGAAATCCCTACCCCGAGTGGTTTCAGCTCAAAGCTCGAGCTAAAGATCACTCTCGCGTATGCAAGCCCCACCGACCCATCGGACGCGCTTGAATATACAAAAGCGTCATTGGACCTCACCCTTCGCCCTAATGAGGAGCACTACCGATTCAATGAACCGGGAGATGAGCCGCGCAACGTAACGGCACTGAGAGGCAGCGCTGAAGCCGCGACTGCCGAACTTTTGGGCTGGACGCCCAGCAGGCATCCCCTCTCAAAGACACTCACACCGAGTGAGTCAGCGAACCGCTCAGAGTCTTGGCGGCGGAAGGAAGGCAAATGGGAGACCGTTCGCCACTTCCGCCTGACATTGCCTGCTGGCAGTTACCTTAAGCCACGACTGCACATGAATTACCTGGCCAGGGAATTTGGCGCGCTCACGGATGCTGTGCCACCAATCCCGTTTGCATTGGTTGTCAGCGTTGTCGACACTGATATGTCTGGCGAACTCTACGACCGAATTCAAGCTGAGTATCCGATGCTGCACGGTGTTCCTGCACTGCCAAGCCAGGTCCGCACCTAG
- a CDS encoding helix-turn-helix domain-containing protein has product MTTVSVSDVSTDQLRTLESTRDQLPSGTLKSALDSMATELRRGENVLVLAEGSSVTPSEAARFLGLSRTHLYKVLDSGALPFFVVGVRDKRILGRDLVAYQSRMFHAQSQTALAFAGGSASEDAALDEMS; this is encoded by the coding sequence ATGACAACGGTCTCCGTATCCGACGTTTCCACCGACCAGCTAAGAACTCTCGAAAGCACCCGAGATCAGCTTCCTTCCGGAACGCTAAAGAGTGCGCTCGATTCCATGGCCACTGAATTGCGAAGAGGAGAAAATGTCCTCGTCCTCGCTGAGGGTTCTTCGGTCACGCCATCCGAAGCTGCCCGTTTTCTCGGGCTAAGTCGAACTCATCTATACAAAGTTCTCGATTCGGGCGCGCTTCCTTTTTTCGTCGTGGGCGTGCGAGATAAGAGGATTCTTGGTAGAGATCTAGTGGCCTATCAAAGCCGGATGTTCCACGCGCAAAGCCAGACTGCGCTGGCCTTCGCTGGGGGCAGTGCCTCTGAGGACGCTGCGCTCGACGAAATGTCCTAG
- a CDS encoding DUF3039 domain-containing protein, with the protein MAKDSEIGDLLRRLPPISRLRHPLIQAFDDQFSGADDASTLREAISAVSDRKWWKQTFSSRWRGAATILIEDGSQTVWLGAAGYHRAGSPEDFYSWFAGECTGNSDAFLPQAEDRALQVVDCKVAQLDAWKAQLHLSVLILLANALDTSNAGPLKILRPAVELDALMELSISIETLEEAGEHLTEAILTIVPTERKYANLTGIATRTILASIQPETLEWTTAPLAGEATSYRVLVDQAMSAHARQTRSEGVLAAEDLPGVVRMGTIAHYTPVTGLTEASLEGTAVRAVCGHWFVPMHDHKALLVCLTCANVRDSLPA; encoded by the coding sequence ATGGCCAAGGATTCCGAAATTGGAGACCTGCTTCGGCGACTACCTCCAATATCGCGACTGCGGCATCCCCTTATTCAGGCGTTTGACGACCAGTTCTCAGGTGCGGATGACGCAAGCACGCTCCGCGAAGCCATTAGTGCGGTATCCGACCGCAAGTGGTGGAAGCAGACCTTTTCGTCGCGTTGGCGTGGAGCGGCAACTATTTTGATTGAGGATGGGTCCCAAACCGTATGGCTTGGGGCGGCGGGATATCACAGAGCGGGTTCGCCCGAAGATTTCTACTCGTGGTTCGCAGGTGAATGCACCGGAAATTCCGATGCGTTCCTTCCGCAGGCTGAAGACCGGGCTTTGCAAGTGGTCGACTGCAAGGTCGCACAGCTGGACGCGTGGAAAGCTCAACTTCACCTCTCCGTGCTGATTCTGTTGGCGAATGCTCTGGATACATCCAATGCCGGTCCTCTGAAAATCCTGCGACCAGCAGTAGAGCTAGACGCCCTCATGGAACTGTCCATTTCCATCGAGACCCTTGAAGAGGCAGGCGAGCATTTAACCGAGGCAATTCTGACCATTGTTCCTACGGAAAGGAAATACGCGAACCTGACTGGCATTGCGACTCGGACGATTCTCGCGTCCATTCAGCCCGAAACGCTTGAATGGACAACGGCTCCCCTCGCCGGTGAGGCCACGTCTTATCGAGTCCTCGTGGACCAGGCGATGAGTGCACATGCTCGTCAAACGAGGAGCGAAGGAGTCCTGGCTGCGGAAGATCTTCCCGGCGTAGTGAGAATGGGGACCATCGCCCACTACACCCCAGTCACAGGACTAACCGAAGCGTCCCTTGAGGGAACCGCAGTTCGGGCGGTTTGTGGTCATTGGTTCGTGCCCATGCATGACCACAAGGCGCTCCTTGTGTGTCTGACGTGCGCGAATGTCCGCGATAGCCTCCCGGCATAA
- a CDS encoding ATP-binding protein yields MSALDGETKRKLREMNAGELLEAIDLQDEILSISLTFEERVRLAVDDAYSSFMHSKVDGLIRRAGLRYPNADLRRIDLLDERGLNRQVLTQLGTCSFVTRQQNVVFQGFTGSGKSYLGCAIAKRACEQRIRAHYVRMPDLEEAWVAAQDAPGGAGKFLRKYAAFTLLVIDEWLLDKPTESMRTMLLELMERRYGETSTVFCTQYQQKDWHQRLGASVHADAIMDRIIHNTTWVDTGTYNMREQTALATA; encoded by the coding sequence TTGAGCGCGCTGGACGGGGAGACTAAACGCAAGCTCCGCGAGATGAACGCCGGCGAGCTGCTGGAGGCCATCGACCTCCAGGACGAGATTCTCTCGATCAGCCTGACCTTCGAGGAACGGGTCCGGCTGGCCGTCGACGACGCCTACTCGAGCTTCATGCATTCCAAGGTCGACGGGCTGATCCGGCGGGCGGGACTGCGTTACCCGAACGCGGATCTGCGGCGCATCGACCTGCTCGACGAGCGCGGCCTCAACCGGCAGGTGCTGACCCAGCTCGGGACCTGCTCGTTCGTCACCCGGCAGCAGAACGTCGTCTTCCAGGGCTTTACCGGGTCGGGGAAGTCGTATCTGGGATGCGCGATCGCCAAACGGGCCTGCGAACAGCGCATCCGCGCCCACTACGTCCGCATGCCCGACCTCGAGGAAGCCTGGGTCGCCGCGCAAGACGCCCCGGGCGGGGCGGGCAAGTTCCTCCGCAAATATGCCGCGTTCACGCTGCTGGTCATCGACGAGTGGCTGCTCGATAAGCCGACGGAATCGATGCGGACAATGCTGCTGGAGCTGATGGAGCGCCGCTACGGCGAGACATCAACAGTGTTCTGCACCCAGTATCAACAGAAGGACTGGCACCAACGCCTCGGCGCCAGCGTCCACGCCGACGCCATCATGGACCGCATCATCCACAACACCACCTGGGTCGACACCGGCACCTACAACATGAGGGAACAAACCGCCCTCGCAACCGCGTAA
- the istA gene encoding IS21 family transposase, translating to MVRKIKAKQILQLRNQGLSRRAIESAQGMSRHSIRAVLDAAERLGLDWDDVAELSEAKVYSTLFPGRGVHESVFAQPDWARVHTELARVGVTLKLLHQEYVDASSMAQATMSYDRFCRLYGEHAAVSGATSRVGHKAGRSIEVDWSGPTMQLLDPTSGEMSKVYLFVACLPFSRYAFVEATLDMRQESWLRAHTAMFAFFGGSVPRLVPDNLKTGVISHPKEGEVVLNDAYREMAAHYSAAVLPGRVRHPRDKSSTENTVAHVATWVIAGLRKETFTSLAQLRLRIREQMDAYNREPFQKRVGSRLSVFTTEEKPLLQALPAAPFEISTWSYKRKVNANAHVVWAKNFYSVPFSHIGALVDLRVTETMLEVYRRDERLASHLLLPVTTTNQYRTNDADLPEGRSFQAWDRARIEEWAARIGPATVTVTAKIFETVFIDEAGFDAALAVLKLSRRFPPARVEAACALALRGPVRSPRYAHLRPILDTGQDKTGQVPEPEPDDGGYVRGSAYYAGGNR from the coding sequence ATGGTACGGAAGATCAAAGCGAAGCAGATCCTGCAGCTGCGTAATCAGGGCTTGTCGCGACGGGCTATCGAGTCCGCCCAGGGAATGTCCCGGCACAGCATTCGAGCTGTGCTCGATGCAGCAGAGCGGCTCGGGCTCGACTGGGACGACGTCGCCGAGTTGTCGGAGGCCAAGGTGTATTCGACGTTGTTCCCCGGCCGCGGCGTCCACGAGAGTGTGTTCGCGCAGCCGGACTGGGCGCGGGTGCATACGGAGTTGGCCAGGGTCGGGGTGACGTTGAAGCTGTTGCACCAGGAGTATGTAGACGCCTCATCGATGGCGCAGGCGACGATGAGCTACGACCGCTTCTGCCGCCTCTATGGCGAGCACGCCGCTGTCTCGGGGGCGACGTCGCGGGTCGGCCACAAAGCCGGCCGTAGCATCGAGGTCGACTGGTCCGGGCCCACAATGCAACTACTCGATCCGACGTCGGGCGAGATGTCGAAGGTGTATTTGTTCGTCGCGTGCCTGCCGTTCAGCCGCTATGCGTTCGTGGAAGCCACCCTGGATATGCGGCAGGAGTCGTGGCTGCGCGCCCACACTGCAATGTTCGCGTTCTTCGGCGGCAGCGTCCCACGCCTGGTGCCCGACAACTTGAAGACAGGGGTGATCTCCCACCCGAAGGAAGGGGAGGTCGTTTTGAACGATGCCTACCGGGAGATGGCTGCGCACTACTCGGCCGCGGTGCTCCCCGGCAGAGTTCGGCACCCGCGCGACAAAAGTAGCACTGAGAACACGGTGGCCCATGTCGCGACCTGGGTCATCGCCGGTTTGAGGAAGGAGACGTTCACCTCGCTGGCGCAGTTGCGCCTGCGAATCCGGGAACAGATGGATGCCTACAACCGGGAGCCGTTCCAGAAACGCGTCGGGTCCCGCCTCAGCGTGTTCACCACCGAGGAGAAACCTCTGTTGCAGGCGCTGCCAGCGGCACCGTTCGAGATCAGCACGTGGTCCTATAAACGAAAGGTCAACGCCAACGCCCACGTGGTCTGGGCCAAGAATTTCTACTCCGTCCCTTTCAGCCACATCGGCGCGCTGGTAGACCTTCGTGTCACCGAGACGATGCTGGAGGTCTATCGGCGCGACGAGCGTCTGGCCAGCCATTTGCTGCTGCCGGTCACGACGACGAACCAGTATCGGACGAACGATGCGGACTTGCCCGAGGGGCGCAGCTTCCAGGCCTGGGACCGAGCCCGGATCGAGGAATGGGCCGCGCGGATCGGGCCGGCAACCGTCACCGTGACGGCCAAGATCTTCGAGACCGTCTTCATCGACGAGGCCGGCTTCGACGCCGCGCTGGCCGTGCTGAAACTGTCGCGCCGGTTCCCTCCGGCCCGGGTCGAGGCCGCCTGCGCACTCGCGCTGCGGGGGCCGGTCCGCTCCCCGCGCTACGCGCATTTGCGGCCGATCCTCGACACCGGGCAAGACAAAACCGGACAAGTTCCGGAACCGGAACCGGACGATGGCGGGTATGTCCGCGGCAGCGCCTACTACGCCGGAGGGAACCGTTGA